The genomic region GTTCCAGCTGCCGCCGCCATCGAACGACCGCAAGACTCCGGCGTCCCACATCCCGGCGTAGACGGTCGCGGGGCTCGCCGGATCGACCGCCAGGGCATAGGCGGGTCCAGGCAGTCCGTTGTTCGCCGGAATCCACACTCCGCCGCCGTCGGCAGTCTTGGACACTCCATCCTGGGTTCCGACATAGAGCGTCTGGGAGTTCGTCGGATCGATCTCCAGGGAATACGCACTGTGGCCTGGCAGACCATTGTCGGCTCCGACCCAGTTGTCGCCGCCATTGGTCGACTTGCTGACTCCAGGGAAACGCCCTCCGACGTAGAGCGTATTGGGAGTCATCGGGTCGACCACCAAGTGCCCGTAGCCATTGCCGACGAGTCCGACACTCGAGGCAATCCAGTGATCGCCAGAGTCAACCGACTTGAACACTTTGTCGTCGTAGGCGGCCGCATAGAGCGTGGCAGCGGTCGTCGGGTTGATGGCCACCGCAGCGACAATGGCGCCCGATGGAAGGCCCGCGCCTGCGGCGGTCCAGCTTCCGCCGCCATCCAGGGACTTGAAGATTCCAGGGTTGTAGGTCCCGGCATAGACAGTGGCGGGGTTCGTCGGATCGACCGCCAGAAAGAGCGCCGGGCTCGTCAATCCGCCATTGGCGGGGAGCCACGTCGCACCGGAGTCGATGGACTTCCAGAGGCCGGCGTTCCAGGTCCCGGTGTAGAGCGTGGCGGGGTTCGTGGGATCGATCGCCAGCGAGTCGATCCTCGTATTTGTCAGTCCTTCGTTGACCGCGGCCCAGTTCGCAGCCGCATCGCTCGAGCGGAAGACCCCGCCGCCCGTCCCGGCGTAGAGCCTGGCGGGGCCCGAAGGCGCGATCGCCAGAGCCTTGACCAACGGATTCGTCAGTCCGGTGTCGGCGGCGGTCCAGTGATCGCCCGAATCGACCGACTTGAAGACTCCGGCGCTCGTTCCAGCGTAAAGGGTCGAAGGGACCGCGGGATCGATCGCCAGCGACTGAATCTGCGGGTCCGTCAGTCCGACGAGGAGATCCGTCCAGGTGGCGCCCGCGTCGGTCGACCGGACCACGCCGTGGTTGCTGCCGCCCTGTCCGACGTAGGTGCCACCATAGATCGTCGACGGGTTCGTCGGATCGATCACCAGGGCGAAGATCCGGATGATGGGAGACCCCGAGAGCACAGCGGTCCAGCTGGAACCGGAATCGGTCGACTTGTGGACCCCACCGTCCCTACCCGCGTACAGCGTCGTCGGGGTCGCGGGATCGATCGCCAGGGCGTTACAGCCGCCAGCGTTGAACGGAGCCGTCGCCGCCCAGGTGTCTCCGAAGTCGGTCGATCGGTAGATTCTGCCACCGATGCAGGAGTAGATCGTGGAAGGAGTGGCCGGATCGATCGCGAGGGCGTGGCAACCGCCCCCTGGGTTTTCGGGAATTCCAGCACTGATCAGGGTCCAGTTCTCACCGGCGTCGACCGACCGGAAGACTCCACCGTACCGGGTTCCGACGTAGATCCTGACGGGGTTCACGGGATCGATGGCCAAAGCGAGAACTTCGAGATCGGTGAGACCGTTGACACGGGGGGTCCAGCTGGCGCCGGAGTCGGTCGAGCGAAAAAACCCTCCCGCCTCTCCTCCGGCGTACATCGTCGAAGGGTGAGACGGGACGATCGCCAGCGCATTGACCCCTCCCCCGTACGGACCGACGCTCTTCCAGTAGCCCTCTCCTGCATGGGCCGTGACCGCAATCGCGACGCCCAGCAGCAGGGCGACGCTGAGCGCATTTCCTGGCCAAGCTCTGGATCGTCCCTCACCGCTGGTGGGCATCGCTCTCCCTCTCGTCACGACTCCATCTCGCAACGTAACACAGCGAAGGTCTCGACCCTCCGCGCACTCGCCTTGGCGCGCCATGCTGACCACGAAGGTCGAAACCGCAGGCGCTCGCCTTCGGGCCGAGCGGGCAATCGCTGCGCTGCCGGCCCCCTGACTCACGCCGGGCAGCGATGCCGTCAGCGGCCGATTCTACGGACAGCCACCGCCCACGGCAGCCGTCCACAGGCAGGCGTCGCCGGGCTCGAAGCCGTCGGCGAAGAAGGCGGAGGTGCGCTGCGCGACTCCGATTCCCGTCCCGGCGTAAAGACTGCCGGGAGTCGCGGGATCGATCGCCAGGGCGTAGACCATAGGGACGGGTAGACCTTCGTTGACTGCCGTCCAGGAATCGCCGGAGTTGGTGGAGGTGAAGACCCCCCACTCTTGCGTCCCGGCATGGAGAACCTCGGGTACCGCGGGGTCGATCGCCAGCGCAAAAATGGTCGAGTCCGTCACCCCGGTGCTGGCCTTGGCCCAGTTGTCGCCGGCGTCGAGCGACCTCCAGACGCCGTCGTCCGTCCCGGCGTAAAGCGTGGCCGGGGTCGTGGGATCGATCGCCAGAGCGAAGACGAGGTAGACCGTCGGGCCCATGTCGACCTCGGTCCACACTCCGCCCGCGTTTTCCGACTTGAAGAGGCCGTTCCAGCTCGCGGCGTAGAGCGTGGCGGGGGTCGCGGGATCGACCGCCAGCTCGAGGATGGATCGATCATCCGGCAGGCCGGCGTTGGCCTCGACCCAGATGCCGCCGGAGTCGGTGGACTTCCAGACACCTCCAGAAGTCCCGGCGTAGAGCGTGGACGGCGTCGCCGGATCGATCGCCAGCGCCTCGACGCTGTCCGCCGGCAACCCCTGGTTGGCCGCGGCCCATGTGCCGCCGGAGTCGGTGGACTTCGCGACTCCGCCGCCCTCGCCCTCCGTCCCGGCATAGAGCGTGCTCGGCGTCATCGGATCGATCACGAGGTCCCGCACCAGCACGCTTGCCAGCCCGGTGTTGGTCCTCGTCCAGGTGCCGCCAGAGTCGATCGACTTCACGATGCCGCCGTAGAAGGTCGCCGCGTAGAGGGTCGCGGGAGTGGTGGGATCGATGGCGAGCCGGGTGACACTCGGACCGGGCAGCCCGAAGTTCGCCTCGGCCCAGGTGCCGCCGGAGGTGACGGTCTTGAAGACACCGCTCTCCGTCCCGGCGTAGAGCGTAGCCGGGGTCGCAGGATCGATCGCCAAAGCGATGGGGTTCAGGCTCGACGGCTCAGTCTGAGTGGCGGCCCACTGGCCTCCGGCGTCCGTGGACTTCCAGACCCCGCTCATGTAGATGCTGGCGTAGACCGTGGTGGGGGTCGCAGGATCGATCGCCAGAGGTCCGACGAACAGATTCGGCAGGCCGGCGCTGGCGGCGTTCCAGGTGCCTCCGGAATCGACCGACTTGAAGACCCCACCGCCGGCCGTCCCGGCGTAGAGCGTGCCGGGGGTCACGGGATCGATCGCCAGAGAGCGGAGGTTCCCGCTCGTCATGCCGACGTTGACGGTGGCCCAGCTGCCGCCGGAGTCGACGGTCTTGAAGGCCCAGGTCGTCGTCCCGGCATAGAGGGTGGAAGGATTCGCGGGATCGATCGCCAGCGTCATGATCCGGAGGTTCGACAGGCCCGCCGAGGCGGCGACCCAGCTGCCGCCGGAGTCGATGGACTTGAAAACCCCAGATTCGCTTCCGACGTAGAGGGTGGCGGGAGTCGCGGGATCGATAACGAGGCCTCTGACCCGGAGATCCGTCAGGCCCGCCACCGCTGGAGCCCAGCTGGCACCAGCGTCGACGGACTTGTAAACCCCGTTGTAGGAGATCGCGGCGTAAAGGGTGCTGGGGCTGGCGGGATCGATCACCAGGCTCGTGGGGATCCCGAAGCCCAGACCTGTGCTGGCGGAGACCCAGGTGCCGCCGGAGTCGGTGGACTTCCAGACGCCGCGCGAGGTGCCGGCGTAGAGACTGGACGGCGTCACGGGATCGATCGCCAGGGAATGGACCGTCGCGCCGTAAGGCCCCTGGCTCGTCCAGACGCCGGTTCCGGCGTGGGCGGCGCAAGGCAACACCGCCACTGCGACGGCGAAGACGGCTGCGATCCAGTTCCCGGCCTTCAGGCATCGCCCTTGCGGCTGCGGCATGCAGTCTCCTTTGCGAATTCAGGTCGATTTACCGTAGCACGGCACGCCGCCAGGTCTGCTGCGGCACCCCGCCCAGCACCTTGCCCCTGCGCTCGCCCCTGGTTGTCACACCGCTGTCACACGCCGGTTCCTCCCCTGACAAACCCGGTTGACAGAGTGCCCCTGCCACCGGAGAGCTGCGCCTCGAGGCGCCGCGACCGGAATCACTTCCACGGAGGAACCACCCATGAAGCGCACGTCGCTCCTCGCCCTCGCAGCTCTGACTCTTGCCACCGCCCCGCTGGCCGCGCAGCCGGCGCAGGTCGACAGCTCGATCGCCCCTTACGCCAAGTCCAGCGGCATCTCGGGCAATCTGAGCTCGATCGGTTCCGATACACTGAACAACCTGATGACCTTCTGGGCCGAGGGCTTCCAGAAGCAGTACCCGAACGTCCGGATCCAGATCGAGGGCAAGGGCTCCTCGACCGCCCCGCCGGCGCTGATTTCGGGAACCGCCCAGCTCGGTCCGATGAGCCGGCCGATGAAGGCCGAAGAGATCGACGAGTTCGAGAAGAAGTACGGCTACAAGCCCTCGGTGGTCCGCGTCGCGGTGGACGGGCTGGCGGTCTATGTCAGCAAGGACAACCCGATCGAGAAGCTCACCCTGCAGCAGGTCGACGCCGTCTTCTCGAAGACCCGCAAGCGCGGCGGCAAGGATGCCAAGACCTGGGGCGACCTCGGTCTCACCGGCGACTGGGCCGGAAAGCCGATCTCCCTCTACGGCCGCAATTCGGCCTCGGGCACCTACGGCTACTTCAAAGAGGTCGCGCTCGCCAAGGGCGACTACAAGGAGACCGTGAAGGAGCAGCCGGGCTCCGCTTCCGTGGTCCAGGGCGTCACCGAGGACCGCTTCGGCATCGGCTACAGCGGCATCGGCTATCGCACTTCGGGCGTCAAGGCGCTCTCGCTGTCCGAGAAGGGCGATGCCTATTACGGGACCGGGACCGAGGACGTCCTCTCGGGCAAGTACCCGATCTCGCGCTACCTCTACGTCTACTACAACGCGGCGCCCGGCAAGCCCCTGGATCCGCTGGTGCGCGAGTTCCTGCGCTTCGTCGGAGCTCGCGAGGGCCAGGAGATCGTCGTCAAGGACGGCTACCTCCCGATCCCCGGCAAGATTGCCGCCGAGGAGCTGGCGAAGCTTCAGTAGCCGCTGGAGATTCGGGATCCGGCGGCGGAGGATCCAACCGATCCGCCGCCGGATCTGCCGATTTCCACCCAGCCCCCCTACCCCCCGCCCATGACCATTTCCGACGCCAACCTCCCGCCGGCCCCGGCTTCCGACAAGTGGCATTCCGCGCCGCGGCGCGCCGAGACCCGAGCCACGGGACGCACTGCGGCCCGGCGGCTCTTCGTCGACCGGGCGGCGCGTTGGGTGGTCACCGCCGGCGGCATGGCGATCATCGCCAGCATCCTCGGAATCCTCTTCTTCATCCTGCTCGAGGTCCTGCCGCTCGTGCGGTCGGCGCAAGTCGCGGTCGGTGCCAGCGTCGAGGTGCAGCAGGAGGTCCAGGCGCTGACGGTCGACGAGCATCAGACCCACGCGGCGCTCCTCGAACCGGGCGGCGTGATCCAGATTGTCCGGCTCGCCGACGGCAAGGTCGTCGACGAGCGGCAGCTCGCCGACCTTCCGGAAACAGGCCTCCTCGCCGCGCGCGTCCCCCCCGGCGGTACCGCGGTGACGGCGTCGACGACCGACGGCCGCGTCCTGGCGCAGACCATCGAGTGGCGGGTCGAGTTCGCGAGCGACGGTGCCCGCAGCGTGCATCCCGAGTTCCCCGCCGCGATCGCGCTCGAGGTCGACCTCGAGCGGCGCCCGCTGGGCACTTTCGCGGCCCAGCTCGACGGACCGGAGCGCGCGGTCGCAGCCGCCCAGCTGGCAGACGGCAGCGTCGCGGTGGTCAAGCGCGAGGCCGTGGAGAACGCCTTCACCGGCGAGATCGCGCGCTCCGAGGCGCGATTGGTCTTCCCCGCGGTTCCGCCGCTCAGCCAGATGCTGATCGACCGTGACCAGGCGAACCTCTACGCCGGCACCTCCGGCGGCGACATCTACTGGTGGCGCCTCGACCAGGGCGACGACTTCCCGCCCCAGATCGCCTCCGCGGGGGCTTTCGAGATCACCGCGCTGTCGTTCCTCATCGGCGACCGTTCGCTGGTCGTCGGCCAGTCGAACGGAAATCTGAGTGTCTGGTTTCCGGTGCGGCCCACGGGCGAGGAGACGTTCGTCCTCACCCGCATTCACGACTTCCCTCCGCACAGCTCGGCCATCACCCTGATCGCGCCGTCACAGCGCAACCGGACCTTCCTCGCCAAGGACAGCGGTGGCGATCTCGGAATCTACTTCTCGACCTCCGAGCGCACGCTCTGGAAGGGGCGCTCCCCCGTCCAGGGCGCTACCGCGATGACACTCTCCCCGAAAGGGGACGGCGCCTTCGTCGCCGGCCCCGGCCAGCTCGCCTTCGTGAGCATCGAGAACCCTCATCCGGAGATCTCCTTCAAGGCGCTCTTCGGCAAGGTCTTCTACGAGGGTTACGAGGAGCCCGAGTACGCCTGGCAGTCGACCGGCGGCACCGACGACTTCGAGCCCAAGCTCTCCCTGACACCGCTCGTCGTCGGCACACTCAAGGGCACTTTCTACTCGCTGCTGCTCGCCATTCCGCTCGGCATTCTCGGCGCCATGTTCGCGTCGCAGTTCCTGCACCCGCGGCTCCTCGCCTACATCAAGCCGACGGTCGAGATCATGGCGGCGCTGCCCTCCGTGGTGCTGGGATTCCTCGCCGGCCTCTGGCTCGCGCCGGCGCTCGAGAAGTACTTTCCGGCGCTCATCCTGACCTTCATCGTGCTGCCGCTCTTCGTCTGGCTCGCAGGCATTGCCTGGAACGCCCTGCCACTGCGGGTGCGCGGACGCTTCCCCAGTGGCTCCGAGATCGTCCTCTACCTCGTCGCGGTCGTCGTCGGGATCTTCACCTGCTTCGAGAGCTCGGCGCTCTTCGAGCACCTCGCCTTCGGTGGCGATTTCCAGGCCTGGCTGCTGAACGTCACCGGCCTGCAGTACGACCAGAGGAACGCCGTAGTCGTCGGGCTGGCGATGGGCTTTGCGGTCATTCCGATCATCTTCGCGATCTCCGAGGACGCCTTCTCCAACGTGCCGCGGAACCTGGTCTCGGGCTCGCTCGCGCTCGGCGCCAACCGCTGGCAGACGGTGACCCGCGTCGTTCTCCCCACCGCTTCGCCCGGCATCTTCTCGGCGATCATGATCGGCTTCGGACGCGCCATCGGCGAGACCATGATCGTGCTCATGGCGACCGGCAACACGCCGATCATGGAGATGAACGCCTTCAACGGTTTCCGCACCCTGTCAGCGAACATCGCGGTGGAGATTCCCGAAGCGCCGCACCGCGGCACGCTCTACCGCACGCTCTTCCTCGCTGCGCTCCTGCTCTTCACGCTGACCTTCATCGTCAACACTGCGGCGGAGCTCGTCCGCCAGCGCTTGCGGAAGAAGTATGCGCAGCTCTAGCGATCTCGGGAGATACGACGGTGAGTGACAAGGATCGATCCGGCCGCCTGCGGCGCGATTTCTTCGGCGTCTCGATGACCGCGCTCTGTGGCGGCGCCCTGGCGCTCAACCTGGTACTCATTCTCGGACTGCTCTCGGTCATCTCATGGCAGGGCGCGAGGTTCTTCTGGCAGAAGGATCTGCCCGAGTTCACGCTCACCGACGGCTCGAAGATCCTGGGCGAGATCCACGCCCAGCAGACGATCCCGGCGGCCACCGCCGGTGCCGGCGGAGAACGCTTTCAGATCCGTCTCGGCAATCGCGATCTCACCGGCGGTGATTTCCAGTGGATCGACGCATCGGCGATCGCCAAGCGCGAGCTGCCGGCAGACGCCGTGCTGCTCGAACGTCTCGAGTGGGGCAATTTCTACGGCCGCATGGTGGAGCTGCGCCGCGGGACCGAGCTCCTCGCCCAGGGAAGCGAGGCGGTCTGGAAGGCCTTTCCTGCTCTCCACGAAACCAAGGTCGCCCTTCGCGACGAGATCCGCGAGCTCGAGAAGGGCGCGATCGGCGACGTCAACCTGGAGATCGAGAAGCTCCGCCTCGCGACTCGCCGCCTCGAGCTCGACGCTCCGCCTGCCGACGTCCTCGCGCGCCGGCAGGCCGAGATCGACCTGGCGCTCGCCGAACGGCAAGCCGAATACGAGACGCTCGCGAGCGCACTCTTCGCACAGCGCGAGACCCTCGCGACCGAGACGCTCGTCATGGAGGCCGCCGACGGCACCCGCAAGGAGATCCCGGTCGGCGCCATCGTCCGCGCCATCCGGCCGAACGAGATGGGTGGGCTCGCGAAGCTCGGTCTCTACGCCTCGCGCGTCCGCGAGTTCGTCGCCGACGAGCCGCGGGAGTCGAACACCGAGGGCGGCATCTTCCCGGCCATCTTCGGCACCGTCATGATGGTCTTCCTGATGTCGTTCGCGGTCGTGCCGCTGGGAGTTCTCGCAGCGCTCTACCTGCGCGAGTACGCCAAACAGGGGCTGTTGGTGCGCACGGTGCGCATTGCGGTGAACAACCTCGCCGGCGTGCCTTCGATCGTCTTCGGCGTCTTCGGGCTCGGCTTCTTCGTCTACACCCTGGGCGGCAGCATCGACAGCCTGTTCTTTCCCGAGGCGTTGCCGACGCCGACCTTCGGCACGGGAGGCATTCTCTGGGGCGCGCTGACCCTGGCGCTCCTCACCGTCCCGGTGGTCATCGTGGCGACCGAAGAGGGACTCGCCGCGGTGCCCCAGATCGTCCGCGCCGGCTCGCTGGCGCTCGGCGCGACGAAGTGGGAAACCACCTGGAAAGTCGTCCTGCCCGCCGCGGCGCCCGGCGTTCTCACCGGCGTCATCCTGGCGATGGCGCGCGCGGCGGGCGAAGTCGCGCCGCTGATGATCGTCGGGATGGTCAAGCTCGCGCCCACACTGCCGATCGACGGCGACTTCCCGTTCGTCCACTTCGAGCGCAAGTTCATGCATCTCGGCTTTCACATCTACGATGTCGGGTTTCAGAGTCCGAACGTCGACGCCACGAAACCCCTCGTCTTCGCCACCGCCCTGCTGCTCATCCTGATCGTCACGGCGATGAACCTGGTGGCGATCTCGATCCGCAATCGGCTGCGGCGCAAATACGCCGGCAGCGCAGTCTGAGGAAGTATGATCATGTCCGCGCCCACGAAAGTCGAGGAGCAGTCGATGGCTGAAGTCGAGAGCACACGTCCGGGAGCATTCCAGACTGGCTATCTCCCGACGCGCGAATCTTCCGTCGCGGGAGACCCGGCCCTTTGTCCGGTGATCGAGAAGCCGATCCTGGAGATCGATCGCCTGAGCCTCTGGTACGGCAAGAAGCTCGCGCTGAAGGAGATCTCGCTCCAGATACCGGAGAAGCAGATCACCGCGTTCATCGGTCCGTCCGGCTGCGGCAAGTCGACGCTGCTGCGCTGCATCAACCGGCTCAACGACCTCATCGACGAGGTCACCATCGGCGGCCGGATCCTCTTCGAGAAGGGCGACATCCACGACCCCAGCG from Thermoanaerobaculia bacterium harbors:
- a CDS encoding phosphate ABC transporter substrate-binding protein, giving the protein MKRTSLLALAALTLATAPLAAQPAQVDSSIAPYAKSSGISGNLSSIGSDTLNNLMTFWAEGFQKQYPNVRIQIEGKGSSTAPPALISGTAQLGPMSRPMKAEEIDEFEKKYGYKPSVVRVAVDGLAVYVSKDNPIEKLTLQQVDAVFSKTRKRGGKDAKTWGDLGLTGDWAGKPISLYGRNSASGTYGYFKEVALAKGDYKETVKEQPGSASVVQGVTEDRFGIGYSGIGYRTSGVKALSLSEKGDAYYGTGTEDVLSGKYPISRYLYVYYNAAPGKPLDPLVREFLRFVGAREGQEIVVKDGYLPIPGKIAAEELAKLQ
- a CDS encoding ABC transporter permease subunit, yielding MTISDANLPPAPASDKWHSAPRRAETRATGRTAARRLFVDRAARWVVTAGGMAIIASILGILFFILLEVLPLVRSAQVAVGASVEVQQEVQALTVDEHQTHAALLEPGGVIQIVRLADGKVVDERQLADLPETGLLAARVPPGGTAVTASTTDGRVLAQTIEWRVEFASDGARSVHPEFPAAIALEVDLERRPLGTFAAQLDGPERAVAAAQLADGSVAVVKREAVENAFTGEIARSEARLVFPAVPPLSQMLIDRDQANLYAGTSGGDIYWWRLDQGDDFPPQIASAGAFEITALSFLIGDRSLVVGQSNGNLSVWFPVRPTGEETFVLTRIHDFPPHSSAITLIAPSQRNRTFLAKDSGGDLGIYFSTSERTLWKGRSPVQGATAMTLSPKGDGAFVAGPGQLAFVSIENPHPEISFKALFGKVFYEGYEEPEYAWQSTGGTDDFEPKLSLTPLVVGTLKGTFYSLLLAIPLGILGAMFASQFLHPRLLAYIKPTVEIMAALPSVVLGFLAGLWLAPALEKYFPALILTFIVLPLFVWLAGIAWNALPLRVRGRFPSGSEIVLYLVAVVVGIFTCFESSALFEHLAFGGDFQAWLLNVTGLQYDQRNAVVVGLAMGFAVIPIIFAISEDAFSNVPRNLVSGSLALGANRWQTVTRVVLPTASPGIFSAIMIGFGRAIGETMIVLMATGNTPIMEMNAFNGFRTLSANIAVEIPEAPHRGTLYRTLFLAALLLFTLTFIVNTAAELVRQRLRKKYAQL
- the pstA gene encoding phosphate ABC transporter permease PstA, with the translated sequence MTALCGGALALNLVLILGLLSVISWQGARFFWQKDLPEFTLTDGSKILGEIHAQQTIPAATAGAGGERFQIRLGNRDLTGGDFQWIDASAIAKRELPADAVLLERLEWGNFYGRMVELRRGTELLAQGSEAVWKAFPALHETKVALRDEIRELEKGAIGDVNLEIEKLRLATRRLELDAPPADVLARRQAEIDLALAERQAEYETLASALFAQRETLATETLVMEAADGTRKEIPVGAIVRAIRPNEMGGLAKLGLYASRVREFVADEPRESNTEGGIFPAIFGTVMMVFLMSFAVVPLGVLAALYLREYAKQGLLVRTVRIAVNNLAGVPSIVFGVFGLGFFVYTLGGSIDSLFFPEALPTPTFGTGGILWGALTLALLTVPVVIVATEEGLAAVPQIVRAGSLALGATKWETTWKVVLPAAAPGVLTGVILAMARAAGEVAPLMIVGMVKLAPTLPIDGDFPFVHFERKFMHLGFHIYDVGFQSPNVDATKPLVFATALLLILIVTAMNLVAISIRNRLRRKYAGSAV